A genomic window from Streptomyces mirabilis includes:
- the rplL gene encoding 50S ribosomal protein L7/L12 yields MAKLSQEDLLTQFEDMTLIELSEFVKAFEEKFDVTAAAAVAVAGPAGPAAAAEAVEEQDEFDVILTGAGDKKIQVIKVVRELTSLGLKEAKDLVDGAPKPVLEKVAKEAAEKAAESLKGAGASVEVK; encoded by the coding sequence ATGGCGAAGCTCAGCCAGGAAGACCTGCTCACGCAGTTCGAGGACATGACCCTCATCGAGCTCTCCGAGTTCGTGAAGGCGTTCGAGGAGAAGTTCGACGTCACCGCCGCCGCCGCGGTCGCCGTCGCCGGTCCGGCCGGCCCCGCCGCCGCTGCCGAGGCCGTCGAGGAGCAGGACGAGTTCGACGTCATCCTCACGGGTGCCGGCGACAAGAAGATCCAGGTCATCAAGGTCGTGCGTGAGCTGACCTCCCTGGGTCTGAAGGAGGCCAAGGACCTCGTGGACGGCGCCCCGAAGCCCGTTCTCGAGAAGGTCGCCAAGGAGGCCGCCGAGAAGGCTGCCGAGTCCCTCAAGGGCGCCGGCGCCTCCGTCGAGGTCAAGTAG